GCCTTTTCGAGTGCGGGTCGTTCTTCCAATGGCACCGCCTCGTTCGCGAATGCATCGCGGGGAGCGAGTTTGACCGACTCCAGGGTGACCGCGGCTGGCATGCGCAGGAAGGACAGCTTGAGCCCGCCGATCTCGACCCGCGCATCGATGGTCTCCTCCAGCTTCTGGACGATGAAGGCCTCGCTCAAGTAGGAGGTCACGATCACCCGCGCGGTGATGCCAGCGGCCACCAGGAAGATCGCGATCAATACCAGGAGCCCTAGGCAACCGCCCTTCTTTTTTTTCTTCGCCATGTCGTTTCTTCGTAGTGAGCCATCGCTACGCAAGCGCTCCTCGCTTGGCAAATCGCTTTCCTACTTTCCAGACCGGCTACTTCTTGGCCTTGGCCGAGATGCCCACCGCCACCCCGAGGACGACCAACAACGCGGAAGGATAAAAAACGAGGGCCGGGAACTCACCGAAGAGCCAGATCGCCAAAAGACCCGAGTAGAGGAACTGCGTCACGCCAAAAAGGCTCGCGGTCTGGCTGCTGACCTGGCTGAGCGCTTGGTTGAGAAGGGTATGCCCGAGAACGGTCGGCAAAATCGTCACCAAAGCCACCCACAGCCAATCCCAACCACGCGGCACTTCCACCCCGCCTTCTTGAAAGAACCCCACCACCCCACAGAGGACACCGGCCGTCAGGTAGAGGGGCACCACATACTCCAGGACGGAACCCGACCGAGCCCGAAAGCGCCGACCCGCCAGGATGTAGCCAGCCAGACACAGCATGGAAAGCAGGCAATACCCATCCCCCCGCCAAGTCTCTCGGGACAATCTCAGATCTCCCAAGCCCAGCAAAAGCAGCCCGGAGACCGCGATGGCCGTTCCCCACAATTCTTGAGAAGACGCCTTCTCTCTCAGAAAAAGCCACGAAAGCAGCGGCATCACCACGGGCGAGGTGTTCACCAGCAAGGTGGCGTTGGCGGTTCCGGTCCCGCGGGCCCCTAAGACCCAGAGAACAAAGTGGAGTGCCAAGAGACCCCCGCCCAAGAGCCAACCTTCCCAAGTTCGCCGATCGGCCTTTCGCAGCAGGCCGATGACCGGCAAACGAAAGCAGAGCACCAGGAGCCCGGACGCCAACAAGAGCCGGTAGCTGGAAAGCCAACTCGGAGACAAATCGCTCAGTTTCAGCCAGAGGACCGAGGTCGACATAAAGACCACCCCCAGCCACAAAAGGAACAGCGCGCGCACATCGGGAGAAGCGGGACGGCCAAGCATGCCGAGGGCACCGGAGCACGTTTGTGGGCCTTGCCAATCAATCATCCCCGCCTCCGGCATTTCCTTGCGAAAAGGAGAATCCTCGCCAGACTGCGCGCCTATGCGTTTCGACGAGTTATCCCTCTCGCCAGAGGTCCTGGCGGCCGTGCAAGACATGGGCTTCGAAGAGCCCACTCCCATCCAAGCCCAGGCCATCCCTGAGATCCTCCAAGGAAAAGACGTCCTGGGCGCTTCCGCCACCGGCAGCGGCAAGACGGCCGCCTTCACCCTGCCGATGCTAACCCGGCTCGGGGAGCATGGAAAACTTCGGGTGCTGATCTTGGAGCCGACGCGCGAGTTAGCTGCGCAAGTGGCCGAAAACATCAAAACCTTCACCCGGCATAGCAATCTCCGCCATGTCTTGATCCATGGTGGCGTGGGCTATGGCTCTCAAAATGAAGGCCTTGAGCAGGGCGTCGATATCCTGATCGCGACCCCGGGTCGCCTCCTCGACCACATGAGCCGAGGCACCGCCAAGCTGGATGATCTCGACTTCCTCGTCTTGGACGAGGTGGACCGCATGCTCGACATGGGCTTTCTCCCGGATGTCCGGCGGATCGTGAGCCGATGTCCCAGCGAGCGTCAGACCCTCTTTTTCTCCGCCACCATGCCGGAGGAGATTTCCCGCCTCGCCTCCTTCGCGCTCCGGGATCCGGTCGAAATCGTGATCGGCCAGCGCAGCAGCACGGCTGACACCATCCGACACGCCTTTTATCCAGTGGCCTTGGAACAGCGCTCCGAACTCATTCGGGAAATGGTCCGGCGCACCGCCTTCGAGAGCGTCATCGTCTTCACCCACACCAAGGCCGAGGCCGATCGCTTGACGGCCGATCTGAAAAAGGCCTACGGGCAAGAATTCAGCATCGCGACCTTCCACGCCGATGTCCGCCAAAAGGACCGGACCAAAGTTCTGGAAGGCTTCCGCGATGGGAGCTTCAACGTGATTGTCGCGACCGACCTCGCGGCACGCGGACTCGACATCAGTGGCGTCACTCACGTCATCAACCTGCGCGTCCCGGAAAATCCGGAAGACTACGTCCACCGCATCGGACGAACCGGCCGCGCCAACAAAGAGGGCGACGCCTTCACCATCCTGACCGCCGATGAGTTTCCGCAGGCAGCGGCCGTGGAGCGTCTCATTGGCCAGAAGATCGAGCGGCGGAAACTGGAGAACTTCGACTACATCTACACCACCCTCCTGGACGACGACGTCCCGGACCCCAGCGATTCCAAGCGGGGAAGAGAAACCGGCCCTCGCTTCAAAAAACGCCGCCGAGGCGGGGCCAGGCGAAGATAGCCCGAGCGTCCTCGCCCGGAAATCGCCCCCAACCCGAAACCGGAACCCTGAACTCTCCCCTTCGGATCCTCGCCATCGACCCGGCTCTCCGTAAAACCGGGTATGCCGTCCTCGAAGTCAAAGAGAGAGAGCCCGTCGCCCTGCACTTCGGCACCCACAGCAACCCCCTCAAAATGACCCAAGCGGGCTGTCTGGCAGCCAACGCCGACTGCATGCTGGCTCTCCTGCGCGAATGGAAACCACAAGTCTGCGCCGTGGAAAGCGTCATTTACGTCCAAAGCTACCGCACAGCCATCACCCTGGGCGCGGCCCGCGGGAGCGCTTTGGTTCCGATCGCGCAAGCCGGCCTCCCCATTCACCAATACCCGCCCAAACGAGTCAAGCAGGCCATCGTGGGCCGAGGCGCAGCCACCAAAGAACAAGTCGCCTTCATGGTGCGTGCCCGCCTCGGCCTCACCACCACCCCGGACCACGACGCCGCCGACGCCCTCGCCATCGCGCTGGCCCATTCGCAAGCCGTCTCCTCTCCGGCGGGCCAGTTGGGAGAATTGCTCTGACCAGGGACCTTCTCTGCGCTCGAGAAGTGAAGTCGGCCTCAAGGAACCCTTCGCCCCCTTCGCCCCCTTCGCCCCCTTCGCCCCTTCGCCTAAAGGAACCCTTCTTAAGCGAGCTCTCGGAGCGTCCCGCCAGCTCCTGTCCTGATTTATACCAAGCTGCAGAATTGGCTGGTAGAATGGCCGAGTGGATTTCGGGCCAGACCAAGGCGCGACGAGGGCGCGGTGCAGGCACCGTAACCGAGGAGCAACGCAGGGCTGGCTCGAAAGACTCCGGCTCTTCCTTCCCCACGCTTCAGCGCCTCTTCCCCACAACACCTTCCCTCCATTCTACCGGTGAATTCTGGAGGTTGGTATTATACCTCCTCCGGCATCTCCACTAGGACCTCCCTCCGCTTGGCGCCATCCCCGGGACCGATAATGCCGCGCTGTTCAAGGATATCGATCATGCGGGCG
The genomic region above belongs to Verrucomicrobiota bacterium and contains:
- a CDS encoding DMT family transporter; protein product: MIDWQGPQTCSGALGMLGRPASPDVRALFLLWLGVVFMSTSVLWLKLSDLSPSWLSSYRLLLASGLLVLCFRLPVIGLLRKADRRTWEGWLLGGGLLALHFVLWVLGARGTGTANATLLVNTSPVVMPLLSWLFLREKASSQELWGTAIAVSGLLLLGLGDLRLSRETWRGDGYCLLSMLCLAGYILAGRRFRARSGSVLEYVVPLYLTAGVLCGVVGFFQEGGVEVPRGWDWLWVALVTILPTVLGHTLLNQALSQVSSQTASLFGVTQFLYSGLLAIWLFGEFPALVFYPSALLVVLGVAVGISAKAKK
- a CDS encoding DEAD/DEAH box helicase, translating into MRFDELSLSPEVLAAVQDMGFEEPTPIQAQAIPEILQGKDVLGASATGSGKTAAFTLPMLTRLGEHGKLRVLILEPTRELAAQVAENIKTFTRHSNLRHVLIHGGVGYGSQNEGLEQGVDILIATPGRLLDHMSRGTAKLDDLDFLVLDEVDRMLDMGFLPDVRRIVSRCPSERQTLFFSATMPEEISRLASFALRDPVEIVIGQRSSTADTIRHAFYPVALEQRSELIREMVRRTAFESVIVFTHTKAEADRLTADLKKAYGQEFSIATFHADVRQKDRTKVLEGFRDGSFNVIVATDLAARGLDISGVTHVINLRVPENPEDYVHRIGRTGRANKEGDAFTILTADEFPQAAAVERLIGQKIERRKLENFDYIYTTLLDDDVPDPSDSKRGRETGPRFKKRRRGGARRR
- a CDS encoding crossover junction endodeoxyribonuclease RuvC, whose protein sequence is MDPALRKTGYAVLEVKEREPVALHFGTHSNPLKMTQAGCLAANADCMLALLREWKPQVCAVESVIYVQSYRTAITLGAARGSALVPIAQAGLPIHQYPPKRVKQAIVGRGAATKEQVAFMVRARLGLTTTPDHDAADALAIALAHSQAVSSPAGQLGELL